A genomic window from Bacillus mesophilus includes:
- a CDS encoding DUF1232 domain-containing protein: protein MRKIKAWAKRLKQQIFVLYLAYKDERVPWYAKIFTICVVAYAFSPIDLIPDFIPILGYLDDVIIVPLGIIFALKVIPKEVISECEVKAKEVMKNGKPKNWIVGSVIILLWSIILWWVILKVYQLSS, encoded by the coding sequence GTGAGGAAAATTAAGGCTTGGGCGAAAAGGTTAAAACAGCAAATCTTTGTACTTTACTTAGCTTATAAAGATGAAAGAGTACCTTGGTATGCTAAAATATTTACAATTTGTGTAGTAGCTTATGCGTTTAGTCCGATTGACTTGATTCCTGACTTCATACCGATACTTGGTTACTTAGATGATGTTATAATCGTGCCACTAGGTATAATATTTGCATTAAAAGTGATACCTAAGGAAGTCATATCAGAATGTGAAGTGAAAGCAAAAGAAGTGATGAAAAATGGTAAGCCGAAAAATTGGATAGTAGGTTCAGTCATCATATTGTTATGGAGCATCATTTTATGGTGGGTTATTTTAAAGGTTTATCAGTTAAGCAGCTAA